aggagttcaagaccagcctggccaacatggtgaaacccctgtctctactaagaatataaaaatttgctaggcatgttggcacatgcctgtagtcccagctactcgggaggctgaggtagaatagTTCCTtgaactgtactccagcctgggtgacaaagctagactccatcttaaaaaaaaagataaaaaaaaccACAGTACAATGATAAAAACCAGGAAACTACAAATGcagtaggaggattacttgactacgggagttggaggctgcagtgtacTTTGACCTCCCCGCAGCCCGTGAATAggtgcatccagcctgggcaacaaagtgaggcctgTTCTGGCCTCTAAAAAAAACAAGCCCcaagctggacgcagtggctcacacctataataccaccactttgggaggccgaggcgggcggatcacctgaggttgggagtttgagaccagcctgaccaacatggagaaaccctgcctctactaaaaatacaaaaaattagctgggcatggtggtgcatgcctgtaatcccaggtactcaggaggctgaggcaggagaattgcttgaacccgggaggtggaggttgtggtgagtcgagattgtgccattgcactccagtctgggcaacaagagcgaaacttcgtctcaaaacaaacaaacccaaagcaAAATCTCCCTGAACCCTGCTCAGAGGGAgccaattttaaaaacacaaaaaccagaAACCAAGAAATTACATTGATACCATACTAACAGCTAATCTATAGACCTTGTTTAAATTTTGTTGGTTGTCTTAACTCATGTCCATTTCTTGGACCAGAAGCCAATCCAGAATCACACATTGCATTTTGTTGTCAGCATCTCCCTAGTTTTCCTTTATCTTAAATCGttcctcagtttttctttgtttttaagaccATGATACTTTCTTTATAGAGTACTGGCCAGTTAATTTATGGGATAGCCTTCAATTTTTGTCTGTCTGATATTTTCTTATGATTAAACTTTGGTCATGCATTTTGGGCACGAATATCTTAGAATCGATGTTGTGCCCTTCTCAGTGTGGAATCAGGAGACACATAAGGTTGCCCTATCATTTGGGTGATGTTAGCTTGAGCCACTTGATTAAGGTACTACTGTCTGCCAAGTTACTCCACTGTGAAGTTACTGTTTTTCCTAATTAATAAGGATCGGTATGGGGGAGAACTTTGAGACTGAGTAAATACCCTGTTTCTTATCTTACTTTTGCCCACTTATTTTGTGCAGCCATTAATGATTCTTTAATCAAAATTCTACCATAAAGAAGATCTTGttctttcacttatttattcaagtatttaatatttatttatatcattatagactcatggatatttcttttattctatggGTTTTAATTTGTTactagttattatttattttgttgctcacaTTGTGTATGGACATTTGAAATCCTTGCTAGACACTTCCTAGAAGGCTATACCAATTTATACTCACACCAGCAGCATAAGAGAATGCCGATTTCCTGTCACTGTTGCTAACCCTGGGATTATCAGCTTCTTTTTTCCCTACCAAAATAATGGGCCAAAAATGTGTAGATATACATACTGATAATCCCATATTATCTATTTTCAGGTAGAACTTTTTTGTGTATTGATTGGCCATATTTTATTCTATGATATGTTTGTTAatatactttgcccatttttctattgagttatttgtatattttggctTTGTAAGCAATATTTGAGTATGAGTAATATCctttgtattttaaatgtgttacagattttttttcgGAACCCAGTTGTTTGTCTTTTAACTGTATATGTTACTCTTTATcatacagaaattaaaatttttgatttaATCAGATGTAAGGAGAATTTTTCTTTACGGCTTCTTTTATGCCTTTTTCTTCatgcctttgttttttgttttaaatacttgTAATCATCTTGGAGTTTCTTTTTATATGTGGTGTGAGGCAGGACTTCTTGTATCTCTCATTATCCCTGCTGATATAAAATGTCACCACCTGTGTCATAACCTGAGTTcttgtatttgtgtatatgtgtgtatgtagatCTTTTTGCATATCATTTTGtttccttgattttaaaaaaatcacatgccaatagtacattattttattatatatgtataaactttCTAACTTACAggatttatgatttaaaaaaatttcctttctgttctcttcTTGTCTAGACAttgtaaatttttctattttagcttTCCTGAAAGTCAgctcttgctttatttttgttttgtcttcattaattttttccttttcttaatatatttcatCTACCTTCTTATGGGGGCAATttggttgttatttttttcatcttaaatTGGATGCCCAGTTGTATTTATGAATTCTTTTCTTAATGGAAGTATTTAACAGtatgatgtttttattttggcCATATatcatagtttttatttcttttagataatttaaaaaatattttctttttagcgcaagagtttttctttttagctcaAGAGTTTAGctgttttttgttcgtttgtaggtctcactctgtggcccaggctggagtgcagcgcgtgattatagctcactgtagtctcaaagtcctgggctcaagtgacccacctgcttcAAACtctcgagtatctgggactataggcatgtaccaccatgcctggcttattttttaaaatttttgtagaaacaggatctcattatgttgccaaggctgttctcgaactcttggcctcaagtgatcttctcacttGAGTCTTCCAAAGtgaggggattacaggcatgaaccaccacacctggccaaaagagTGGTTTTTAATCTTTAATGGTTAGCTTTTTAGAgagcttttttttgttgtgtagTTACAAATGATGTGTTAAATGTGGATTATGATTTAATTGTTAaacatattatacacacacaaatacagatGCAGATCAAAGCATCCAGATGGCAGTTCATGACCTTCTTGGGATTTTACAAACTGTATGATTTTATGAttctaccttcttttcttttctcccttttctttcttttcttagctACATGTTgcaaaattggttttattttgagAATGTTGTGGTAGTCCTTAAGACAAATGAAGAAGTCTAGGGTTCTGAAGAACTAGAGTAAAGTGGTTGTTGCACTGCAATGTCATTGTTGAGAAGTATGAAAAATTAGGATTGTTTTTTGCTGTATCACAATACTTTGGATGCCGggttaacttttttattttccaaattcaaaattaatattaAGGCAATCAATTTATATGGGAAAGATAGTAACAGTAATACTTaggctaaaataaaattgcatatgGCTGACACATGTGCATGTTCTCTTAGACAAATGACATCTCAAATTGGAaaaattcaatacatttttaggtgtttatttttaatttttataggcTGTTTTTATAAACAGTTTCAGATTAATGGAAACATTGAGGAAATAGTACAGAGTGGGCCTATAATGCTCTCTCACCCAGTTTCTCTATTATTAACgttaatgtggtatatttgttacaagtAATGAACTGATATTAGTAAAGTCCATGGTTTATTCAGACTTCTTAGTTTCTACTTAAACTAAGTTTTCTTAAACTAAGATTTCCTTAGTTTTACTAGTTTTTCAGTTTCAGAATCacatccaggataccacattacattcACTTGTAATGTCTCTTTAGATCtttcttggctgtgacagtttaatcttttttttttttttttttttttcttaagtctaGATGTGATGATACTTACCTCCttgaattgttattattttttatgtgtctgCCTTCTGCAGCTACTTGAATGGTCTTTAAGAGGCAGCTCAACTTTTTTTGAATTTGCCTTAGTACCTAGCATAGTGCCTGTAATGCAGTAGTAAGTCCTTAGTAGATGGTTGTTACGTGAATGAATGTTTGCCTGACTTTAAGAATTCaggctaggccgggcgcggtggctcaagcctgtaatcccagcactttgggaggccgagacgggcggatcacgaggtcgggagatcgagaccatcctggctaatacggtgaaaccccgtctctactaaaaaatacaaaaaactagccgggcgaggtggcgggcgcctgcagtcccagctactcgggaggctgaggcaggagaatggcataaacctgggagtcagagcttgcagtgagctgagatccggccactgcactccagcctgggcgacagagcaagactccgtctcaaaaaaaaaaaaaagagttcaggcCATGGCAATATCATTAGGTCAGCTGGTTATATACATGAAAGAGCAGTCCCTGAAATGCTTTGGTTAAACATGTTGTCTTGATACTGATAGAAGAGATTCATAGACTGATTTTAGATATGAAAATtttgggtctttttaaaaataatggaatttaaattttgaatGGGAAATGCATATACATAGACATAATTCACAGGGCACGTTCAAAAGTAAGTCTTCTTAAATTGCTGCCATCCTGTAATCACTTCACTAGAGGTAACACGTGATACCTCTAGACTTCTACAGTTGTATGTGCCATTCTCTAGATATTCTAAGtgcattattttttcccttctattttACATAAATGGTAGCTTTCTGTGTACCCTTGCTTTTCACTGACAATGTTTATAGtaattggtttttatttgtatgtatagaggtgttttattatttttaaaaaccacattgTATTCCATTAAATACCATTAATTATTTAACCAGTACCCAGTTACTGAGTATTCAGGTTGATTCTAGTCATTTGCTATTACTCCTCCCTCCTCTCAAAAGCAGCAGTAAATATTCTTGTACATGCCTCATTAAACCCATGAGAAAACCAAAAGTGGAATTAGAGGTCAGAGGGTATGtacattcttaattttaatagaCATTGCAAAATTGCTTTTTGTAGAGGTTACAAATCTACATAGAGGTTAACCAGTAACCGTTAACTGATCTATATTCCTGTGAACAATGTATTAAAGTGCCTTTGTTCTTACACCTTCACCAAAACATTGTGTTAAgattaataatagctaacatttgtgaatgcttactatgtgtcgagctgtttcttcattttaatgcTCCTTACATGTAACAATTAATTTACTCATCAAAACAATCTCATGAGGAAAATAGTGTAAGATTCCctttttttggaggcagaaacTGAAGCATACAAAGTTAAGTAACATATGTCAAACTTTTTGCTGTTACTACTCtgataattgaaaaataatatatgattttatttgattAATCATTTATGTTTAGGGGCCATTTGTATTTCAGTAGCAATTGGTAGCACCACCTCCACCTTCTGCAGTAATTCCCTCCCCGCAGTCCATGCGGTGTTCAGCCTGTGGTGACTGCCTGGATTCCTTGTCCTTTAAGGATAGTCCAGAATAGAAAGCAAATAACGTTTATTATGcctctcttttaatattttaaacagatATTAGAATATGTTTATGAGTCTCCCCCCTTTCTTTTTAGTTCAACACGAGATGAGACACATGTGAATACTGGGTCATCATCTGAAGTGGTGCATTTGGATGATGATTTTtctgaagaagaggaagaggatgaggatAAGATTGAGGATGAGGATGCTACTGAAGAGAGACCCTCCGAGGCTTCAGAACCTATTGAAGAGTTACATTCCAGACCTCATAAATCTCAGGAAGGCACACAGGAGGTTTCAGTTCGACCATCAGTTATTCAAAAACTGGAGAAGGGACAGCAGCAGCCCTTGGAGTTTGTTCATAAAATTGGGGCCGGTGTGAAAAAATGTAATCTAGTAGATATTGGTCAGGCTACAAATAATGGAAGCAACTTGGTACGCCCGCCAGTGATTTATAATGCTCCTGCTAGTTGTTTATCTGAAAGCTCTAATGATAGACCAGTTACAACTAATACAACTGGTTTACCGGCAGCAGCTCATTTGGATTCAGTTAGCAAATGTGACCCAAACAAAGTTGACAAATACCTTGAACAGCCAGACGGGGCCTCTAGAAATCCTGTGCCATCATCCCATGTAGAAACTTCTTCATTTTCACATCAGAAACCTAAAGAATCAAATAGGAAATACTTACGCATGAATTCAGATAAGTTGGTTTTGTGGAGAGATGTAAAATCTCAGGGTAAAACTTTGTCAGCTGGCTTGAAATTCCAGGAACGCATGGGTACTAAGGACTCCTTAAGAGTTAAATCTCCTTCCAAATTAGCAGTAAACCCGAATAAAACTGACATGCCTTTGAATAAAGGAATCTTTGAAGATACTATTCCAAAGCACCATGAGGAATTCTTTTCTAATATGGATTGTACCCAAGAAGAAAAGCACTTGGTTTTTAACAAGAAAGCCTTTTGGGAACAGAAGTGCTCAGTGAGTTCCGAAATGAAGTTTGATTGTAGCTCTCTTCAGTCAGCATCTGATCAGCCCCAAGAGACTGCACAAGACATAAATCTTTGGAAGGAGGAGCGAATTGACCAAGAAGATAACTATGAATCTAGAGGTTCAGAAATGAGTTTTGATTGCAGTTCCTCTTTTCATTCACTGACTGACCAATCTAAAGTGAGTGCCAAAGAAGTAAACCTTTCCAAGGAAGTATGTACTGATGTACAGTATAAGAATAATACATCTTATGTTTCTAAAAGAAGTTCTGATTGCGGTGACATTCTTCACTTGGTTACGAACCAATCCCAAATGACTGTTAAAGAAATAAGTCTTCAGAATGCAAGGCGTATTAGCCTGGTTGACCAAAGCTATGAATCTAGTGATTCTGAAACAAATTTTGATTGTGATGCTTCACCTCAGTCCACTAGTGACTACCCTCACCAATCTGTAAAAGAAGTAAGCCTTTCTAAGGAAGTGCACATTGGTTTGGTTGATAAGAACTATGGTTCCAGTAGTTCTGAAGTAAGTGCTGATTCTGTTTTCCCACTGCAGTCAGTGGTTGACCGACCACCGGTGGTTGTCAGAGAAACAAAACTTCGGAAGAAGGCTCATTCTGGCTTGGTTGATAACTATGGATCGAGTTGTTCTGAAACAAGTTTTGATTGTGATGTTTCTCTTGAGTCAGTAGTTGATCATCCCCAGCTGACTGTCAAAGGAAGAAACCTGAAAGGTAGACAAGTCCACCTAAAACATAAGAAGCGTAAACCCAGTAGTGCTAAAGCACGTTTTGATTGTGATGTCTCACTCGGGACAGTTGCAGATGAATCCCAGAGGGCCGTTGAAAAGATAAATCTTCTAAAGGAGAAGAATGCTGACCTTATGGATGTGAACTATGAATCCCATGGTCTTGTAATGGGTTTTCACACCGGTGCTCAGTTAGTGGCTGACCAGCCTCAAGTAGCAGAAATAGAGCCTCAGAAAGTGGATGTTGACCTTGAGAATAAGAGTGTTCAGTCTAGCAGTTCTTCTCTAAGTTCTGATTCTCCGGCTTCTCTTTATCATTCAGCTCACGATGAGCCTCAAGAAGCTTTGGATGAAGTAAATCTTAAAGAGTTAAATATTGACATGGAAGTTAAGAGCTATGATTGCTCCAGCTCTGAGTTGACTTTTGATTCTGACCCGCCTCTTCTGTCAGTTTCTGAGCAGTCTCATCTGGATGCTGAAGGAAAAGAACGGCACATTGACCTGGAAGATGAGAGCTGTGAGTCAGATAGTTCTGAAATAACTTTTGATTCTGATATTCCTCTTTATTCAGTAATTGACCAACCTGAAGTAGCTGTTTATGAGGAAGAAACTGTTGATCTGGAAAGTAAAAGTAATGAATCTTGTGTTTCTGAAATAACTTTTGATTCTGATATTCCTCTTCATTCAGGAAATGATCACCCTGAAGTAGCTGTTAAAGAAGTAATTCAGAAAGAAGAGTACATTCACTTAGAAAGGAAGAATGATGAACCCAGTGGTTCTGAAATAAGTTTGGATTCCTATGCCCCTCGTCATTCAGTGACTAATTCTCCCGAAGTAGCTGTTAAAAAGCTAAATCCTCAAAAAGAAGACCAGGTACActtagaaaataaggaaaatgaacCTATTGATTCGGAAGTAAGTTTGGATTATAATATCATTTTTCATTCAGTGACTGGACATTCTGAAGatcccattaaaaaaataaaccttcaCACAAAAGAGCACATGTACTTAGAAAATAAGAGTGGTTTTGAAACAAGTTTGGATTCTGATGTCCCTCTTCGGCCAGCGACTCACAAACCTGAAGTAATTGTCAAAGAAACATGGCTTCAAAGAGAAAAGCATGCTGAATTCCAAGGTGGAAGTGCTGAATTCAGTGGTTCAAAAACAAGTTTAGATTCTAGTGTCCCTCATTATTCAGTAACTGAATCTCAAGTAGCTGttaacaaaataaacagaaagaagcaaTATGTTCTAGAAAACTATGATAAATGTAGTGGTTCTGAAATAATTTTGGATTCTAATGTTCCACCTCAGTCAATGACTGACCAAACTCAGCTAGcttttttgaaggaaaaacatGTTAATCTGAGAGACAAAAACAGTAAATCAGGTGATTCTGAAATAACTTTTGATTCTGAACAACTTCAGGAAGCGGTTaaaaaaatagaccaatggaaggaAGAGGTTATTGGCCTGAAAAATAAGATTAATGAACCTAGTACTTCTAAATTAATACATGATTCTGATGTTTCTGTCCAATCTGTGGCTGATCAACCCAAAGTAGCTATTAAACATGTAAACCTTGAGAATGAAAACCATATGTACTTGGAAGTTAAGAACAGCCAATATCGTTGTTCTGAAATGAATTTGGACTCTCGTTTCTTGGTTCAGTCAATAGTCAATCGACCTCAAATAACTATTTTGGAGCGGGACCACATTGAGCTAGAAGGTAAGCACAATCAGCGTTGTGGTTCTGAAATAAGTTTTGATTCTGATGACCCTCTTCAGTCAGTGGCTGACCAGCTGAGAGAAACCGTTAAAGAAATAAGCCTTTGGAAGGATGAAGAAGTTGACATGGAAGATAGCAGGAATGAAGCTAAGGGTTTTGAAATTATGTATGATTCTGCTGTTCTTCAGCCAGTGGCTGGCCAACCTGAAGGAGTAGTTAAGGAGGTCAGTCTTTGGAAAGAGCATGTTGACTTGGAAAATAAGATTGTCAAACCTACcaatactaaaataaattttgattctCATGAACCCCTTCTGTCTGTGACTAATAAAATTCAAGGggtgaataaagaaagaaatcttttgAGGGAGGAACGTGTTTGTCTGGATGATAAGGGCTATGTGCCCAGTGATTCTGGAATAATTTATGTTTCAAATATCCCTCCTCAGTCAGTGATAAAACAACCCCAAATTTTGCAAGAGGAGCATGCCAGTCTGGAAGATAAGAGCAGTATTTCTTACAGTCCTGAAGAAAGTTCTGATTCCAGTGACTCTTTCCAGGCAGCAGCAGATGAGCTTCAAAAATCTGCCAAAGAAATAAATCTTTGGAAGGAAGACCATATTTATCTGGAAGATAAGAGCTATAAATTAGGTGATTTTGATGTAAGTTATGCTTCTCATATTCCTGTTCAGTTTGTGACTGATCAATCTTCTGTGCCTGTCAAAGAAATAAACGTGCAAAAGAAGAATCATAATAATCTAGCAAGTAAGAACTGTGAAGTCTGtggttctaaaataaaatgtgattctTGTGTTCGTCTTCAGTCAGAAGTTGACCAACCTCAAGTGTCTTACAAAGAGGCAGACCTTCAGAAGGAAGAGCATGTTGTCATGGAAGAAAAGACCGGTGGACCTAGTGATTCAGAAATGATGTATGATTCTGATGTTCCTTTTCAAATAGTGGTTAACCAGTTTCCAGGGTCAGTCAAAGAAACACATCTTCCAAAGGTGATACTTTTGGATCTGGTGCCCAGTGATAGTGATTATGAAGTAATTTCAGATGATATTCCCCTTCAGTTAGTGACTGACCCACCTCAGTTGACTGTCAAAGATATCAACTGTATAAATACAGAATGTATTGATATAGAAGATAAGAGCTGTGACTCTTTTGGTTCTGAAGTCAGGTGTAGTTGTAAAGCCTCTACTCCCTCAATGACAAACCAATGCAAAGAgactttcaaaataataaaccGGAAGAAAGACTATATTATTCTGGGAGAGCCAAGTTGTCAGTCTTGTGGTTCTGAAATGAGTTTTAATGTTGATGCCTCTGATGAGTCCATGACTTACGAGTCACAAGGACCTGATGAGAAAATGGCGAAATATATTGACTCAGAAGATAAGAGCTGTGGATATAATGGTTCTAAAGGAAAATTTAATTTGGGAGACACTTCTCATCGAACGACTCACCGACTGCAGAAAGCTCGCAAAGAAGCCAAGCTTCGGAAAGATCCAAGAAATGCTGGCCTAAAAGGTAAGAGCTGTCAGTCTAGTGCTTCTGCAGTTGATTTTGGTGCCTCTTCCAAGTCAGCGCTCCATCGAAGGGCCGATAAAAAAAAACGTTCAAAGCTAAAACATAGAGATTTAGAAGATGTGAGCTGTGAACCGGATGGTTTTGAGATGAATTTTCAGTGTGCTCCCCCTCTTCTGTCTGATACTGATCAGCCTCAAGAAACTGTTAAGAAAAGACACCCTTGTAAGAAGGTGTCTTTTGACTTGAAAGAAAAGAACCGTGATTCCCAGTCAAGCTGTGTTCCCAAGGTTGATTCTGTAAGGAACCTGAAAAAAGCAAAGGGTGTCATAGAAGATAATACTGATGAACCAGTTCTTGAAGCCTTACCTCATGTACCTCCTTCATTTGTGGGGAAAACATGGTCTCAGATAATGAGAGAAGATGACATGAAAATTAATGCTCTTGTGAAGGAATTTAGGGAAGGTCGTTTCCACTGTTACTTTGATGATGACTGTGAGACCAAAAAAGTTtctttgaagggaaaaaaaaaggttacctGGGCTGACTTGCAGGGTAAGGAGGACACTGCATCAACTCAAGCTCTGTCAGAAAGTGATGATATTGTCTGTGGTATTTCAGATATTGATGACTTGTCAGTGGCCTTAGATAAACCATGCCATCGTCATCCTTCAGCAGAGAGGCCTCCTAAGCAAAAGTGGCGTGTGGCTTCTCAACGCCAGACAGCGAAAATCAGCCATAGTACTCAGACCAGTTGTAAGAATTACCcagtgatgaaaagaaaaataattagacaaGAGGAAG
The sequence above is drawn from the Macaca mulatta isolate MMU2019108-1 chromosome 12, T2T-MMU8v2.0, whole genome shotgun sequence genome and encodes:
- the ZDBF2 gene encoding DBF4-type zinc finger-containing protein 2 isoform X1 yields the protein MQKRQGYCSYCRVQYHNLEQHLFSAQHRSLTRQSRRQICTSSLMERFLQDVLQHHPYHCQESSSTRDETHVNTGSSSEVVHLDDDFSEEEEEDEDKIEDEDATEERPSEASEPIEELHSRPHKSQEGTQEVSVRPSVIQKLEKGQQQPLEFVHKIGAGVKKCNLVDIGQATNNGSNLVRPPVIYNAPASCLSESSNDRPVTTNTTGLPAAAHLDSVSKCDPNKVDKYLEQPDGASRNPVPSSHVETSSFSHQKPKESNRKYLRMNSDKLVLWRDVKSQGKTLSAGLKFQERMGTKDSLRVKSPSKLAVNPNKTDMPLNKGIFEDTIPKHHEEFFSNMDCTQEEKHLVFNKKAFWEQKCSVSSEMKFDCSSLQSASDQPQETAQDINLWKEERIDQEDNYESRGSEMSFDCSSSFHSLTDQSKVSAKEVNLSKEVCTDVQYKNNTSYVSKRSSDCGDILHLVTNQSQMTVKEISLQNARRISLVDQSYESSDSETNFDCDASPQSTSDYPHQSVKEVSLSKEVHIGLVDKNYGSSSSEVSADSVFPLQSVVDRPPVVVRETKLRKKAHSGLVDNYGSSCSETSFDCDVSLESVVDHPQLTVKGRNLKGRQVHLKHKKRKPSSAKARFDCDVSLGTVADESQRAVEKINLLKEKNADLMDVNYESHGLVMGFHTGAQLVADQPQVAEIEPQKVDVDLENKSVQSSSSSLSSDSPASLYHSAHDEPQEALDEVNLKELNIDMEVKSYDCSSSELTFDSDPPLLSVSEQSHLDAEGKERHIDLEDESCESDSSEITFDSDIPLYSVIDQPEVAVYEEETVDLESKSNESCVSEITFDSDIPLHSGNDHPEVAVKEVIQKEEYIHLERKNDEPSGSEISLDSYAPRHSVTNSPEVAVKKLNPQKEDQVHLENKENEPIDSEVSLDYNIIFHSVTGHSEDPIKKINLHTKEHMYLENKSGFETSLDSDVPLRPATHKPEVIVKETWLQREKHAEFQGGSAEFSGSKTSLDSSVPHYSVTESQVAVNKINRKKQYVLENYDKCSGSEIILDSNVPPQSMTDQTQLAFLKEKHVNLRDKNSKSGDSEITFDSEQLQEAVKKIDQWKEEVIGLKNKINEPSTSKLIHDSDVSVQSVADQPKVAIKHVNLENENHMYLEVKNSQYRCSEMNLDSRFLVQSIVNRPQITILERDHIELEGKHNQRCGSEISFDSDDPLQSVADQLRETVKEISLWKDEEVDMEDSRNEAKGFEIMYDSAVLQPVAGQPEGVVKEVSLWKEHVDLENKIVKPTNTKINFDSHEPLLSVTNKIQGVNKERNLLREERVCLDDKGYVPSDSGIIYVSNIPPQSVIKQPQILQEEHASLEDKSSISYSPEESSDSSDSFQAAADELQKSAKEINLWKEDHIYLEDKSYKLGDFDVSYASHIPVQFVTDQSSVPVKEINVQKKNHNNLASKNCEVCGSKIKCDSCVRLQSEVDQPQVSYKEADLQKEEHVVMEEKTGGPSDSEMMYDSDVPFQIVVNQFPGSVKETHLPKVILLDLVPSDSDYEVISDDIPLQLVTDPPQLTVKDINCINTECIDIEDKSCDSFGSEVRCSCKASTPSMTNQCKETFKIINRKKDYIILGEPSCQSCGSEMSFNVDASDESMTYESQGPDEKMAKYIDSEDKSCGYNGSKGKFNLGDTSHRTTHRLQKARKEAKLRKDPRNAGLKGKSCQSSASAVDFGASSKSALHRRADKKKRSKLKHRDLEDVSCEPDGFEMNFQCAPPLLSDTDQPQETVKKRHPCKKVSFDLKEKNRDSQSSCVPKVDSVRNLKKAKGVIEDNTDEPVLEALPHVPPSFVGKTWSQIMREDDMKINALVKEFREGRFHCYFDDDCETKKVSLKGKKKVTWADLQGKEDTASTQALSESDDIVCGISDIDDLSVALDKPCHRHPSAERPPKQKWRVASQRQTAKISHSTQTSCKNYPVMKRKIIRQEEDPPKSKCSRLQDDRKTKKKVKIGTVEFPASCTKVLKPVQPKALVCILSSLNIKLKEGEGLHFPKMRHHSWDNDIQFICKYKRNIFDYYEPLIKQIVINPPLNVLVPEFERRNWVKIHFNRSNQNSSAGDNDADGQGSASAPLMAVPARYGFNSRQGTSDPSLFLEESKILHAHEVPKKRNFQLTFLNRDVVKISPKSVRNKFLESKSKKKIHGKKVTTSSNKLGCPKKVYKPIILQQKPRKASEKQSIWIRTKPSDIIRKYISKYSVFLRHRYQSRRAFLGMYLKKKKSVVSRLKEVKRTAKVLLNSSVPPAGAEELSSATANPPAKRPVPVRASCHITRRKKRSDESYHGRKRSPAGPVRAYDLRSSSCLQQCGRRMTRLANKLRGNETK